The Porites lutea chromosome 4, jaPorLute2.1, whole genome shotgun sequence genome contains a region encoding:
- the LOC140933133 gene encoding uncharacterized protein, with product MEDASVTLNGHGEGNFKQPDTAQKQHVFTTKVFVQMGQKDVENDEPFLKDAISIVQKDVVNGKVIGEESVNRSWKLISEDEVVVVSKTSTAFHSELLLEQEGPGGETKETDGSTVESLLLNIETVIDDGLIYGTHEPANDKREVLDEDAPVVIEKSPVSPNMEIAIEGEDPSDEDWKNARKNDEIGEEVTEDEVAVVEKTPVASSLESDVLIENPDDGGKDDTTTVDSLLANIVSVIDQSPLERAQEPANKNIAEVIEELAPVVEKKSFSLDVEHLMKETDEGSEDGEHVTKQRQSFVEDEVVMVKKTVVVCKVESEILVENPDDEGKHADNATVQSLLNNIESVIDDELPERPQELEDAKKSDVLEEDYPVVVKKKPISVNVEQAIDFDVKEDEQDIDPVVETEVVVVEKETRAILESEILVDNEEAKKGDSATVEDLLVTVEKVIDAKPSKRTHESLQEKGKPLAEDSPIVIDKRPAPFDMDQMMEQDEETKEQEKKDPVCETAPIVVEKTAVIVESEMLVDNEEIEEDDSTPVETLLVNIESVVDHTLLETAKEPSEDVVEALEEDSPVVIEKRPTSFYIEHPLDEDHEKKDVDEREPVSETELVVVEKTPVALESDMLVDNEQSEEHDSTPVEILLVNIESVVDHTLLKAAKEPSEDVVEALEEDSPVVIEKRPALFCIEHPLDENHEKKDEDEREPVSEIEVVVVEKTPVALESDMLVDNEESKEEDSTPVETLLVNIESVVDHTLLKDAKEPSKDVVEALEEDSPVVIEKKPASFYIEHPLDENHVKKDEDEREPVSEIEVVVVEKTPVALESVMLVDNEQSEEDESTPVEILLVNIESVVDYTLLKDTKEPSEDVVEALEEDSPVVIEKRPASFYMEHPLDEVLEKKDVDEREPVSEAELVVVEKTPVALESVMLVDNEQSEEHESTPVETLLVNIDSVVNHTLWKAAKEPSEDMVEALEEDSPVVIEKKPASLHIEHPLDEDLEKKDEDEREPVSGFEVVVVEKPPVALESEMLVENEETKEDDSPSVETLLVTIESLVDHTLLEAVKIPSEVVVEAIEEDSPVVIEKRPASLHIEHPLDEDLEKKDVDEREPVAEAELVVVEKTPVALESDMLVDNEETKEKDSASVETLLEDIKSVIDNTTPDQTEEPASAVKPDVLEEDAPIVIEKRPILLHMEEMPDEMNGEGDPKAPVTEGELVVVNKTPAIVELGILVEKEGTEGVEDDNATVESLLVNVESVIDYQLPKEGRERADEMKTEALQEDEPVVIERSPVSLHVNQLLDQDDNQKEHDNSETVEGEHELPKSRELVSEAKLVVINKTPASLESEILIELESPEKDHATVESLLVNIESVIDDTSPEQPKVEDDTQPSESKEPIEETVPRAVEKRKRDSSEMEELFVAQNPEESTEKEGRSQDESSNLVDEVVINVVEKKRVCHEQPSEILENQSSVSEESTSVIVLDIPLVEKTEVVKDSVQETVPPAMERKSAESEEELLQRTDEDEPTEPECRETAILDDLEGETLKSTSYTKLFDKDEGSDDELLRQVLSRKRLSAPEILPEKEKDGSAPLAPSESGILDSKEHVPTAHLSHTREAIPTSALAKADNSEKVKDAEEQSAKGLLEADDKDQIDGKRNRLGKKGLASPQCKCCSLM from the coding sequence ATGGAAGACGCATCTGTAACCCTGAATGGCCATGGCGAAGGTAATTTTAAACAGCCAGACACCGCCCAAAAACAGCACGTCTTTACAACAAAAGTGTTTGTTCAAATGGGTCAAAAGGATGTAGAAAACGACGAGCCTTTTCTTAAGGACGCGATATCTATTGTGCAAAAAGATGTAGTCAATGGAAAGGTAATAGGTGAAGAAAGTGTCAACAGGTCTTGGAAATTAATCTCAGAAGACGAAGTTGTGGTTGTAAGCAAGACATCCACTGCTTTTCATTCCGAATTGTTACTGGAACAAGAAGGTCCAGGAGGAGAAACTAAAGAAACGGATGGTTCTACGGTAGAGTCGTTGCTTCTCAACATTGAAACCGTAATAGACGACGGATTGATTTATGGTACTCACGAACCAGCAAATGACAAGAGAGAAGTGCTTGACGAAGATGCTCCGGTGGTCATAGAAAAGAGTCCTGTCTCACCGAACATGGAAATTGCAATCGAGGGCGAAGATCCGAGCGATGAAGACTGGAAGAATGCTCGCAAGAATGATGAGATTGGTGAAGAGGTCACAGAAGATGAAGTGGCAGTGGTTGAAAAGACACCAGTAGCAAGCtcacttgaatctgacgttttaATTGAAAATCCTGATGACGGAGGAAAAGATGACACTACTACAGTGGATTCGCTGCTTGCAAACATTGTATCTGTTATAGATCAGTCACCGCTGGAACGAGCTCAAGAACCAGCGAATAAAAACATAGCTGAAGTTATTGAAGAACTGGCTCCTGTTGTGGAGAAGAAGTCTTTCTCACTTGATGTAGAACATTTGATGAAGGAAACAGATGAAGGCTCGGAGGATGGTGAACACGTGACTAAGCAAAGGCAGTCATTTGTGGAAGATGAAGTTGTGATGGTTAAGAAGACAGTGGTGGTCTGTAAAGTTGAGTCTGAAATTTTAGTGGAAAATCCAGACGATGAAGGGAAGCATGCTGACAATGCCACAGTCCAGTCCTTACTTAACAACATTGAATCTGTCATTGACGACGAACTACCAGAGCGTCCTCAGGAATTAGAAGATGCAAAGAAATCCGACGTTCTTGAGGAAGATTACCCTGTAGTGGTAAAAAAGAAACCGATTTCAGTTAATGTGGAACAGGCAATTGATTTTGACGTTAAGGAGGACGAACAAGACATTGATCCAGTTGTGGAAACTGAGGTTGTTGTGGTAGAGAAGGAGACACGAGCAATTCTTGAGTCAGAGATTTTAGTTGATAATGAAGAAGCTAAAAAGGGCGATTCTGCCACGGTAGAGGACTTACTAGTGACTGTCGAAAAAGTTATAGATGCTAAGCCTTCTAAGCGAACCCATGAATCGTTACAGGAAAAGGGTAAACCCCTTGCGGAAGATTCACCAATAGTGATAGATAAGAGACCGGCTCCATTCGACATGGATCAGATGATGGAACAAGATGAGGAGACAaaagaacaagagaaaaaagaccCGGTTTGTGAAACTGCACCTATCGTTGTTGAGAAGACAGCAGTTATAGTTGAATCAGAGATGTTGGTTGACAATGAAGAAATCGAAGAAGACGATTCTACTCCTGTGGAGACCCTGCTAGTAAACATTGAATCTGTTGTAGATCACACTCTTTTGGAGACTGCTAAAGAACCTTCTGAAGATGTTGTTGAAGCCCTTGAAGAAGATTCGCCTGTGGTAATAGAGAAGAGACCTACATCATTCTACATTGAGCATCCGCTTGATGAAGACCACGAGAAGAAAGATGTGGATGAGAGAGAACCTGTCTCTGAAACTgagcttgttgttgttgagaaAACACCTGTAGCACTTGAGTCAGATATGTTGGTCGACAATGAGCAAAGTGAAGAACACGATTCTACTCCTGTGGAGATCCTGCTTGTAAACATTGAATCTGTAGTGGATCACACTCTTTTGAAAGCTGCTAAAGAACCATCTGAAGATGTGGTTGAAGCCCTTGAAGAAGATTCGCCTGTCGTAATAGAGAAAAGACCTGCATTATTCTGCATTGAGCATCCACTAGACGAAAATCACGAGaagaaagatgaagatgaaCGAGAACCTGTCTCTGAAATTGAAGTTGTCGTCGTTGAGAAAACACCAGTGGCACTTGAGTCAGATATGTTGGTCGACAATGAGGAAAGTAAGGAAGAAGATTCTACTCCTGTGGAGACCCTGCTAGTCAACATTGAATCTGTAGTGGATCACACTCTTTTGAAAGATGCTAAAGAACCATCTAAAGATGTGGTTGAAGCCCTTGAAGAAGATTCGCCTGTGGTGATAGAGAAAAAACCTGCATCATTCTACATTGAGCATCCGCTTGACGAAAATCACGTGaagaaagatgaagatgaaCGAGAACCTGTGTCTGAAATTGAAGTTGTCGTCGTTGAGAAAACACCGGTGGCACTTGAGTCAGTGATGTTGGTCGACAATGAGCAAAGTGAAGAAGACGAGTCTACTCCTGTGGAGATCCTGCTTGTAAACATTGAATCTGTAGTGGATTACACTCTTTTGAAAGACACTAAAGAACCATCTGAAGATGTGGTTGAAGCCCTTGAAGAAGATTCGCCTGTGGTAATCGAGAAGAGACCTGCATCTTTCTACATGGAGCATCCGCTTGATGAAGTTCTCGAGAAGAAAGATGTGGATGAGAGAGAACCTGTCTCTGAAGCTgagcttgttgttgttgagaaAACACCAGTAGCACTTGAGTCAGTGATGTTGGTCGACAATGAGCAAAGTGAAGAACACGAGTCTACTCCTGTGGAGACCCTGCTTGTAAACATTGACTCTGTAGTGAATCACACTCTTTGGAAAGCCGCTAAAGAACCATCTGAAGATATGGTTGAAGCCCTTGAAGAAGATTCGCCTGTGGTAATAGAGAAAAAACCTGCATCTTTGCACATTGAGCATCCACTTGACGAAGATCTCGAGaagaaagatgaagatgaaCGAGAACCTGTCTCTGGATTTGAGGTTGTCGTCGTTGAGAAACCACCAGTGGCACTTGAGTCAGAGATGTTGGTCGAAAATGAAGAAACCAAAGAAGACGATTCCCCCTCTGTAGAGACACTGCTTGTAACCATTGAATCTCTTGTAGATCACACTCTTTTGGAAGCTGTTAAAATACCATCTGAAGTTGTTGTTGAGGCCATTGAAGAAGATTCGCCTGTGGTAATAGAGAAAAGACCCGCATCATTGCACATCGAGCATCCGCTTGACGAAGATCTCGAGAAGAAAGATGTAGATGAAAGAGAACCTGTCGCTGAAGCTGAGCTTGTCGTTGTTGAAAAAACACCAGTTGCACTCGAGTCAGATATGCTGGTCGACAATGaagaaaccaaagaaaaagaTTCTGCGTCGGTTGAAACTTTGCTTGAGGACATTAAATCTGTAATAGATAATACAACTCCAGATCAAACTGAGGAACCTGCAAGTGCCGTCAAACCCGATGTTCTTGAAGAGGATGCACCCATAGTGATAGAGAAAAGGCCTATTTTACTTCACATGGAAGAGATGCCTGACGAAATGAATGGTGAAGGTGACCCGAAGGCTCCAGTCACAGAAGGTGAGCTTGTTGTGGTGAATAAGACGCCAGCGATAGTGGAGTTAGGAATTTTAGTTGAAAAGGAAGGTACCGAAGGAGTGGAAGATGATAACGCTACTGTTGAATCATTACTTGTAAATGTTGAGTCCGTAATCGATTACCAGTTACCAAAAGAAGGTCGTGAACGTGCAGATGAGATGAAAACCGAGGCGCTGCAAGAAGATGAACCAGTTGTGATCGAAAGAAGTCCCGTTTCACTTCACGTAAATCAACTGCTTGATCAAGACGATAACCAAAAAGAACACGATAACAGCGAGACTGTAGAAGGTGAACACGAACTTCCCAAATCGAGGGAACTGGTCTCGGAAGCTAAATTGGTGGTAATAAATAAAACACCAGCATCGCTTGAAAGTGAGATATTAATTGAACTGGAAAGTCCGGAAAAAGACCACGCTACAGTGGAATCCCTACTCGTGAACATTGAATCTGTAATCGACGACACATCCCCAGAACAACCAAAAGTAGAAGATGATACGCAGCCATCAGAGTCAAAAGAGCCAATTGAGGAAACTGTACCTCGTGCAGTcgaaaaaagaaagagggaTTCGTCTGAAATGGAGGAGCTGTTTGTTGCGCAAAATCCAGAGGAGTCTACAGAGAAAGAAGGTCGCTCACAAGATGAATCTTCAAATCTTGTAGATGAAGTTGTCATAAATGTTGTTGAAAAGAAACGCGTTTGTCACGAGCAGCCCAGCGAGATCCTAGAAAATCAATCTTCTGTTTCAGAGGAGTCAACGTCTGTTATAGTTTTAGACATCCCTCTTGTAGAGAAAACGGAGGTTGTTAAGGACAGTGTTCAAGAGACTGTTCCTCCCGCCATGGAGAGAAAGTCCGCTGAGTCCGAAGAGGAACTACTTCAGAGAACTGACGAAGACGAGCCAACAGAGCCGGAATGCCGTGAAACGGCAATTTTAGATGACCTTGAAGGAGAAACGTTGAAGTCAACTTCGTACACAAAACTTTTTGATAAAGACGAAGGCAGCGACGACGAGCTTTTACGTCAAGTTCTCAGCAGGAAGAGACTGTCGGCACCGGAAATACTCCCCGAGAAAGAGAAGGATGGTTCCGCGCCCTTGGCACCATCAGAGAGTGGAATACTTGACTCTAAGGAACATGTTCCCACTGCTCATCTATCCCATACAAGAGAAGCGATACCTACGAGCGCACTAGCAAAGGCAGATAACTCTGAAAAAGTTAAGGATGCTGAGGAGCAGTCAGCTAAGGGATTGTTAGAGGCTGACGATAAAGATCAAATTGATGGAAAGAGAAATAGATTGGGAAAGAAAGGTCTTGCTTCTCCTCAGTGTAAGTGCTGTTCACTGATGTAG
- the LOC140935249 gene encoding uncharacterized protein translates to MYFAALFHPFFLTIALCDLSTFNERYLPGHVLVTIFNKDWLGCLQACNNEPRCISYNYFKENKTCEINSNGVKDQCESKGTVCSRGWIFHQIRPTPGPKPELGDDASNPAESCKEIFSTRRNVSSGTYYIKVTNYSTIPVYCRMEKTVECGEGGWTLAMKIDGHKTTFRYDSSLWKTTDSYNENQGKDLTKSETKLDVFNSITLTEGFCVGMQVNGDTKWLKLNSQGVTPTSVFLESRLSPVSIGPSKWKSLLTGSYLQGTKKGYNVHSGCRNGPRARIGIVSEQTDCNQTVVSRIGFGTGGDAGGMDTNNSCGNEAVDAHGKGTSIKAFCYIFIK, encoded by the exons atgtattttGCAGCACTTTTCCACCCTTTTTTCCTTACCATTGCTCTCTGTGATTTGTCGACGTTCAACGAACGATACCTACCAGGTCACGTATTGGTAACAATATTCAATAAGGATTGGTTGGGATGCCTTCAAGCTTGCAACAATGAGCCAAGATGTATCTCGTACAACtacttcaaagaaaacaagacttGTGAGATAAACTCTAATGGGGTAAAAGATCAATGTGAGAGCAAGGGGACGGTTTGCTCAAGAGGATGGATATTTCACCAGATAAGG CCTACACCAGGGCCGAAACCAG AGTTAGGAGATGATGCAAGCAATCCCGCGGAATcctgcaaagaaatattttctaCAAGAAG GAATGTTTCCAGCGGCACCTACTATATTAAAGTAACCAACTATAGTACTATTCCTGTGTATTGCCGAATGGAAAAAACAGTCGAGTGTGGAGAGGGAGGCTGGACACTAGCTATGAAGATAGATGGACACAAG ACAACCTTCAGATACGACTCCTCACTGTGGAAAACGACAGATTCCTACAATGAAAATCAGGGAAAAGATCTCACTAAATCG GAAACAAAACTCGATGTCTTCAATTCTATCACCTTAACAGAGGGCTTCTGTGTGGGAATGCAAGTAAACGGTGATACAAAATGGCTTAAGTTAAACTCGCAAGGAGTAACCCCGACGTCTGTCTTTTTAGAATCACGATTAAGCCCAGTCAGTATTGGTCCCTCGAAATGGAAATCTTTATTAACCGGATCTTACTTACAG GGTACAAAAAAGGGGTATAATGTTCACAGCGGTTGTAGAAATGGGCCAAGAGCCCGAATAGGAATAGTCTCCGAGCAAACAGATTGTAACCAGACGGTGGTGTCCAGGATAGGGTTTGGAACCGGTGGAGACGCTGGAGGAATGGACACCAATAACAGTTGTGGAAACGAGGCTGTTGATGCCCATGGCAAGGGAACATCGATAAAAGCGTTTTGCTATATCTTTATAAAGTAG
- the LOC140935257 gene encoding probable serine incorporator produces MGAALQTLGLAEVASEVACCAGSAAFSLFCKKKFGGTRSRLFFTVFLLMSSILCLVMLTPNMRTNLDKIPLLCTKLAPKRVCDNLVGYGAVYRVSFAMSAFFLLFSLLTYNVHSTKQFRARLHNGFWYIKLSLLVLIMGVVFYLPNPGLFAKIWMYIGLTGGFMFILIQVILVIDFGHSWSVSWAEKMDTLDTKCWYFSLAFSTALVYSISITAAVMFFLFFTNPDDISQCKANTFYISFNVGHCALATIISVLPRVQQETTGAGLLQSSVITIYTMYLTWNTLSSQPDSKCNPLGAVILEYDKVSGVNGEAIFGTLLMFALLAFACTVRPSTSQLGKLGLSLSDNPEYLRKSAQINYKRRKEDKAPKEDGKETDELASEDVAYSYSFFHFVLFLASLHVMMVMTNWHSPDENVDFKKMIKNWAAVWVQMASSYICCLVYIWTLVAPLIRSTWGHYLGLDIEPMRHPSARRTSAAQLKEDFEKARKILKKAETRVHRTKCRQSVKNETKARKSSSPETTTNSRKQENTETHTTEPAAKALDQNRTDAENISDDYKKKRETGQHDVPICRKPVERLKDKIEETPTSASDTCSPSPKIDIRNSKGCHSLDGSSEEYVKQLGLSQQVRIQIDHPFEKITQESEVNNSVKEPEVSKEILRLQERILRFQAKIVRIQHKILSIQETGEDAFTRPESRTKRG; encoded by the coding sequence ATGGGAGCAGCTCTGCAGACTCTGGGCTTAGCGGAAGTCGCGAGTGAGGTTGCTTGTTGCGCAGGCTCAGCTGCGTTCAGcttattttgcaagaaaaagtttGGCGGCACACGATCGAGGCTTTTCTTTACCGTGTTTTTACTAATGAGTTCAATTCTTTGTCTCGTTATGCTTACTCCAAACATGCGGACAAATCTTGATAAGATACCGTTACTGTGCACAAAACTTGCGCCCAAACGGGTTTGTGATAATCTGGTGGGATATGGAGCCGTTTACCGAGTTTCCTTCGCGATGTCTGCGTTCTTTCTGCTCTTTTCACTACTAACGTACAATGTACATTCAACAAAACAGTTTCGAGCAAGACTTCACAACGGATTCTGGTACATCAAGCTATCACTTCTGGTTTTAATAATGGGTGTTGTATTTTACCTTCCAAACCCTGGGCTTTTCGCTAAGATATGGATGTACATTGGTTTGACAGGCGGATTTATGTTTATATTGATTCAAGTGATTCTGGTGATCGACTTTGGACATTCATGGAGTGTTTCGTGGGCGGAGAAAATGGATACGCTCGACACGAAGTGTTGGTACTTCTCGCTGGCGTTTTCTACAGCTTTAGTGTATTCAATTTCCATCACAGCTGCCGTTATGTTCTTTCTGTTTTTCACAAACCCAGACGACATATCACAGTGTAAAGCTAACACATTTTACATAAGTTTTAATGTTGGTCACTGTGCATTAGCCACTATCATCTCCGTACTTCCAAGAGTCCAGCAAGAAACAACGGGAGCAGGCCTCCTACAATCTTCAGTTATTACGATATACACCATGTATCTTACATGGAATACTCTTTCGTCTCAGCCAGACTCAAAGTGTAACCCGCTGGGCGCGGTTATACTAGAATACGATAAAGTTTCTGGTGTAAACGGTGAAGCTATATTTGGTACACTTTTAATGTTTGCATTGCTGGCATTTGCGTGTACCGTCCGCCCAAGCACGTCGCAGCTTGGGAAACTAGGGCTGTCATTATCTGATAATCCTGAGTATTTGCGAAAAAGCGCTCAAATAAACTATAAACGCCGCAAAGAGGACAAGGCACCTAAAGAAGACGGTAAGGAGACAGACGAGCTGGCAAGCGAAGACGTCGCATATAGCtactcattttttcattttgtactttttCTTGCTTCGTTACATGTAATGATGGTAATGACTAATTGGCATAGCCCAGACGAGAATgttgattttaagaaaatgataaagaaCTGGGCGGCAGTCTGGGTACAAATGGCTTCAAGTTATATTTGCTGTCTAGTGTATATATGGACACTTGTAGCACCGTTAATACGAAGTACATGGGGTCATTATTTAGGACTCGATATAGAACCCATGAGGCATCCAAGTGCAAGACGAACTAGCGCGGCGCAGTTAAAggaagattttgaaaaagctagaaagattttgaaaaagGCTGAAACTAGAGTTCACAGGACTAAATGTAGACAAAGTGTTAAGAATGAGACCAAAGCGAGGAAGAGTAGTTCACCAGAAACGACAACAAATTctcgaaaacaagaaaatactgAAACACACACTACCGAGCCTGCAGCAAAGGCATTAGATCAAAACAGAACTGATGCTGAAAATATCAGCGatgattataaaaaaaagagagaaactgGCCAGCACGATGTTCCAATCTGCAGGAAACCGGTTGAAAGATTAAAGGATAAGATTGAAGAAACACCGACTTCGGCAAGCGATACATGTTCGCCTTCGCCTAAAATTGACATTCGTAATAGTAAGGGTTGTCATTCTTTAGACGGGAGTTCGGAAGAATATGTGAAACAACTCGGGCTTTCACAACAAGTAAGAATACAGATCGATCATCCATTTGAAAAAATAACACAAGAAAGCGAGGTAAATAACAGTGTAAAAGAACCTGAAGTCTCCAAAGAAATTCTTAGACTACAAGAGAGAATTCTCAGATTTCAAGCGAAAATCGTCAGAATACAGCATAAGATTTTATCAATACAAGAAACGGGCGAAGATGCTTTTACGAGACCAGAATCGAGAACAAAGCGAGGATAA